The window AGTTCCCTTCCGCTCCGTCTCGGGGCACCTGGAGGACGAGCGCGCCTGGCAGCGCATCGGCCGGTGGATCCGGGCCGCGGGCGTACGGTCGGTGCTGCGGCACGGACGGCACGGGCTGATGGGTCATCTCTACCCGGGCATGTACGACGTGTCCACCGACCTGACCATGGTCCCCGGCAACCTGGGCGGCCATGTCGAGGTCCTGGAGTTCGACGACCTGCGGGTGCGGGTCGAGAAGGCCGGGGAGGAGGAGGTCGAGGCCAAACTCGCCGAGGTCGGCGACGTGTTCGAGCTGGCCGAATCCGTTGTCCAGGGCGACCTGGTCTGGGCCGCGCGGGTGTCCGTGGGACTCGACCGGCTCGTCGAGGACTTCGACCTGGACTCCCTGGCGTACTACCACCGCGGTCTCGACGGCGAGATCCACGAGCGGCTGGGTGCGGGCATGATCCTCGGCTCCTCCCTGCTGACCGCGCGCGGCGTGCCCACGTGCGGCGAGTACGAACTGCGTACCTCGCTCGCCATGCTGGTCGCGGACCGGCTGGGGGCGGGCGGTTCGTTCACCGAGTTGCAGGCGCTCAACTTCCGTGACGGCGTGGTGGAGATGGGCCACGACGGCCCGGGACACCTCGCCATCAGCGAGCGGAAGCCGCTGCTGCGGGGCCTGGGTGTCTATCACGGCAAGCGCGGCTGGGGCGTCTCGGTCGAGTTCGACGTCAAGCACGGCCCGGTCACCCTCGTCGGGCTCGGCCAGTCCCGCGACGGCCGCTACCGGCTGATCGCCTCCGAGGGCGAGGTCGTCGGAGGTCCACTGCTCCAGATCGGCAACACCACCTCGCGGGTGGACTTCGGGACCGACCCGGGGGAGTGGACGGACGCCTGGAGCGCGAGCGGAGTCGGCCACCACTGGGCGCTGGCAACCGGCCGGCTGCTGCCCGAACTCCGGGCGCTGGCGGACCTGGTCGGCCTGGACCTGGTGGAAGTCACCGGCCGATGACCTCGTGGCCGGGCGGCGGGCCACCTGGTGGGCGTCACGGACGTGGCGCGGGTGGTCGACGACAGGATTGATGAGGCGGTCGGCGCGGGCTTCGCCGTGGAACCGGGGCAGACACGCCACAGGACACCGAGCATGAGCAGGACGTGGTCGGCGAGCCCGGCAGTACCCGGGTCGCGTAGCGGGCGCAGCGTGACGTCACCCGCAGTCACGCCGGGAAGGCGCCGAGCACTCCGCTCATAATGGAGATGTACGCGCCGCGGGCGGTGACCGTCACCCCAGGGGCACCACGCCGCTCGCACGATGCCCTCTCAGGCACAGAGGCGGTGGATGTTCATGTGCGCACACGCCCGGCCCGGCGGAGTGCGGCCGGGGCTGTCCACGGGAGGCCACTACGGCGAGGCGGTGTTCCGGCCCGAGCAGGCGGGGGAGGACGACCGTATCGACCTCGGCGCGCTCGCGTACGACGACATCACGATGGCCCGCCTGCGGAGCCTGGGGGTCGGGCCGGGCTGGAACTGCCTCGACGTGGGAGCCGGCACCGGCACCGTCGCCCGGCGGCTGTTGTACGAGGCGGGCGTCGCGACCGTGCTCGCCGTCGACCGCGATGCACGTTTCCTCACCGCCCACCCCTTGCCCGGGCTCGGTGTCCTGGAGGCGGACATCAGCGCCCCGGGTTTCGACCCCGGCCGATTTGAGCTGGTCCATGCCCGATTCCTCCTGATGCACCTGCCATCACGGCAGCGCCTGATCGCCGGGCTGGGCGAACTCCTGGCTCCCGGCGGGGTGCTGGTCCTCAGCGACGCCGTCGACCTGACCACCGCGACTGCGCCAACGACGCCGTACACCCGGGTCATGCACGCCATGTGGGAAGGGTTGCGGGACACAATCGGCACCGACGTCTCCTGGGTCCTCGACTATCCACATCTGTTCCGCACCGCGGGGCTCGCGTCCGTCGCCGCCGAGATCCAGGTACTGCCCTTGGTCCCCGGGAGCCCCATCAGCCACTTCTGGGCCCGTAGCTGGGACCGGGCGAGGGAGGTGATCCTGGCCACCGGACTGGTGGACGACGCGACTGTCGACGCGGCGATCCGGTATCTCGACTCGCCCGACTGCGCTGCGCTGTCGCCCGGAATGATCACGACCTGGGGATGGAGACCCCAGGAGGCGATGCCCGGCGTCCGGCCGCAGGGCTGACCGGTCAGGCTTCCAGATCGTGGGCCCTCGGCCGCGGCACCTGCTCGTGTCCGACGCGGCTGCCGTATTCGCCGATGCGGGCGGCGAGGACCTGTTCGATCACGTCGGGCAGGAAGTGGCGTACCGGCGTCGGCCGGACACGCAGAGCGATGTGCGAGTGGTGCAGGCCTGCTGCATCCACTCGGGGGTGCCGACGGATTCCAGCACGAGCGGTGTCCGGAAATCCACGAACGGTGTCGGGCAATCACAGGACGACCCTCAGAGGCTCAGCACGATCGCGGACGCTATGCCGCTGAGGAACAGAGCGAAGGCGGCTTCGCGCCAGCCGCCCTTCCCCCAGCGGAAGGGGCGGTCCAGGGCGAGCCGCCCAGGGCCGATGGCCGCAATGCCGAGCGCGACGACGGCGATGCACAGGTTGTACTCCATGCCACCGTCCTGGGTCCACAAACCGTGTGCCGCCGTAACGGTCGCCATTGCGTTGATCATCACACCGATCACAGCGGCCGCTGCCAGTGGCGTGAACAGCCCCAGAGTCAGTCCGAGGCCCCCCAGGATCTCGGATGCGCCGGCGATGACGGCGTAGACCTTCCCGGGGCGGTAACCCGTCGCGGCGAACCACGCACCCGTGGCGGTGAGGCCGTCGCCACCGAACAGGCCGAAGAGCTTCTGGGCGCCGTGTCCTGCCAGGAGCAGGCCGAACGTCATCCTGATAAGAAGCAGACCGCAGTCGGCTGCGGACACTGCGGGCCGCGCCGGAGCGGAGGCGGGCTGGGGGGAGGCGCGAAGTTGTTCGGGGATGTACTTCACCGGGGGCTCTTCTCTGCTCCGAGGTCCCGCGGCGGTGCCGACTGACCACCGAGGACACAGCAGGGCGGTTGTCTGGTCACCATGGCGCCTTCAAGGGCATGCCATGTGTGGCCGACCGCGACACAGCCGGAGCAGGAAGACAGCAGGACCACCGCCGGCGTTCTCGCGTCAGTCCGGTCAGGCCGCCGGTCGTTGTCGTCATGAGCTGAGTGACATCGGCTTGTTGTCTTCCATCATTACGCCCTTTCGCCTCCGGTGCCGAGCCGGTTCGGATGCCTGGCCCGGGGGCGCGTGGTGATCAGCACGGGGGAGTCGGCGTGCCCGGATTCTCCACCGACGTACAGCGGACCCTCGTCGCGTACCGGATCGACCAGTGAGCCGATGCGGAGCCGTTCACCAGGCCGGGGCCGGCCAGGAACGCGCGGCCGGGGAGATCAGGTCGTCCCGCGGCCGGCAGCCTGCTCGCCCGCGTGCCCTCCGCGGACGGTGGGGCAGCAGGCCATCGAGGCAGGTGAGCTCGGCGAGGCGGGACACAACTGGTGCGTTCTTCATGCCGATACGGTGGAAGTTTTCCCCACCCAGCCCGGCGCGAGGCTTCACCTCGCGTATAACTCTGATGATTCCGACGACATGACAGGTGGTTCCGGGCGGTGGTCAGGTGTGAGCCGGGCCTGTCGCGCCCGGCCGTCGCCGGTCCCAATCCGACTCCGACTCCACGAGAGGACAGTTGATGGATGTGGAGAAGCGCCTGCGGGACGAGAACCCGGGCGATGGCTGCGGTCGTGGGACGGCCGGGGTCAGCAGACGGCGGTTCCTCGGATACGTCGTGGCGGGATCGACGCTCACCGTCGCCGCCCAGCTGGGCGAGGTGGTGCTGGCGCCGTCGCGGGCCGCCGCCGTGGTTCCCTCGGTGCCGGGGCCGTCCGAGGTCTACGACCTCAACGACATGCTGACCCACGCCGCACTGCCCACGTCGAATCTGATCACGATCCGGATCGGTGCCGACGGCACGGCCTCCTTCGCCCTGCCGCGGGCGGAGGTCGGGCAGGGCATCACCACGTCCTCCGCGATGCTGATCGCCGAGGAGCTGGACCTCCCGCTGGAGAAGATATCGGTGACGCTGGCCGATGCCCGGCCGGAGCTGCTGTTCAACCAGCTCACCGGCGGCTCGAACACCACCATCTCCACCTTCACCCCGATCCGGGTGGCCGCGGCCGTGGCACGAGGGCAGTTGCTGAAGGCCGCGGCTCTGGAGCTGGGTGAAGCGATCGGCTCCCTCACGGCGAAGGCCGGCGTCATCACCTCCCTGGCCGGGGCGAGCATCACCTACGGCGAGCTGGCGGTGAAGGCGGCCGCCCACGCGGACGCCCAGGTCGAGGTCACGCTCAAGGAGCCCTCGCAGTTCAAGGTCATCGGAACGGCGCAGCGGCGCATCGACGCCCTGGCGGCGGTGACGGGCCGCAAGAAGTTCGCGATGGACGTGCAGGTGCCAGGCGCCCTGCCCACGATGGTGTGCAGGCCGCCGACGATCAACGGCACGGTCCGCTCGGTGGAGAACCTGGACGAGGTCCGGGCCATGCCGGGCATCACCGACGTCGCGCGGATCTCCACCGGCGTCGCCGTCCGCGGCCGCACGTTCGGACAGTGCATCGACGCGGTCCGCGCCCTGAAGGTCACCTGGGCACCCGGTACCGCCGAGGGTGCGTCGGACACGACTGTCCTCAAGAAACTGCGCGCAGCCGAACTTCCCCTTGTCGTACCGCCGCTGCCCCTCCTCACCAAGGCCGTCGACGCACGGTTCACCTTCCACTTCGCCAGCAACGGCGCCCTGGAGACCAACTGCGCCGTCGCAGACGTACGAGCGGACTCCGCCGAGATCTGGGCGAGCCTGAAGTCACCGATCGCCGCACAGGAAGAGATCGCCCTCCAGCTCGGTCTGCCGCCCACCGCCGTCAAGGTCCATGTCACGGAGGGCGGCGGCTCGTTCGGTCGCAAGCTCTTCCACGACGCCGCACGCGAGGCCGCCGAGATCTCCCGGGCCATGGGCAAGCCGGTGAGGCTGATGTGGCACCGGACCGATGACTTCCGTCAGGGCCGCACGCATCCGATGTCCACCTCGCGGGTGCGGGCCACGTACACGCTCGGCGAGGTCCTGACGTACGAGCAGCGGCACACGTCCGTGGCCACCGACTTCGGCCATGGCCTGGGCGAGATCATCACTGCGGAGGCGGCCCAACTGCCGGTCGGTGACTTGACGTTCTCCGAGACGATTTTCGCTCTGACGCAGCAGAGTCCGTACCACTTCGGGGTCACCACCCAGCTCCTGGCCGAGACCGACAAGGGCTTCAACACCGGCTCGATGCGGAACATCTACTCGCCCAACGTCCGCTGCGCGCAGGAGCTCGTCGTGGATGAGCTGGCGAAACGGACGGGGAGGGACGCCCACGCGTTCCGGCGTCGGTTCCTCAAGGACGAGCGGGCCAGGGCCGTCCTCGACAAGGTCGCGGAGGTGGGCCGGTGGGGCCGGTCCATGTCTGCCGGGACGGGACAGGGGATCGCGGTGCACCCCGAGTACCACGGTTTCGTCGCTGTCCTCGCCGAGATCGACTGCCGGCCGGAGACGACCGGGCGGAAGGTCCGTGACGCCTATACCGGCCCTCGTGTCACCAAGGTCGTCTGCGCCGTCGACGTAGGCCTCGCCGTCAACCCGCGCGGTCTGGAGGCCCAGATGATGGGCGGCATCATCGACGGCATCGCCATCACCCTCACCGCTGGCCTCCACCTCCAGAACGGGCATTTTCTCGAGGGGAGCTGGGACAACTACTTCTACACCCGGCAGTGGAACACCCCGCCCGAGCTCGAGATCGTCGTCATGCCATCGACCACCGGCAAGCCCGGTGGTGCGGGGGAGCTGGCGGTCGCCGGCGCGATGGCGGCCGTGGCCTGCGCCTACGGCCGGGCCACCGGCACCATGCCCACCACCTTCCCCATCAACCACGGTGAGCCTCTCGGCTTCGAGCCGCTGCCCACCACCCCGCCGATCCCCGCCTCGCCCACCGACGGCCTCGACCGCACCTTCTAGAAGACCAGGAGCTCCCGTGCCGCAACACACCTTCATCCTCAACGGCAAACCGGTGACCGTGGACATCGAGGACGACGTCCGGCTGCTCTGGGTGCTTCGCGACGTCCTGGGCGTCACCGGACCGAAGTACGGCTGCGGGCTCGGCGTCTGCCAGGCGTGCACCAGCCACATCAACGGCAAGGCGTTCAACCCGTGCAGCGTCCCGGTCAAGGATCTCGGCCCCGCCGACGAGGTGACCACGATCGAGGGCCTGCCCGCCACGGTCGGCCGGGACCTGCACCCGATGCAGGAGGCATGGCTGGAGTACGACGTGGCGCAGTGCGGCTATTGCCAGCCCGGCCAGATCATGACCGCTGTCGCCAAGGTCCGGCGCGCCCGGGAGGAGGGACGCGAGATCGACCAGGCCGACCTCGACGAGATACGCAACATCTGCCGGTGCGGCACCTACAACCGCATCCGTGAGGCCATCACGGCAGGCGCGGAGAAGTTCTGAACCGATTGCGGGAATTGCGGGACGGGAGTACGGAGCGGGCGCGCGGCGTGGTGGGAGGAGAAAACACGGTCGGTGGCCGCTTGTCCGCTCGGTGACGCCGGGGCTCGCGGGAACGATCGGTGCCCCGGTGGCTACTCCCCGGTGCGCCCGTCCAACGACTCCCGGAGGAGGTCGGCATGCCCGTTGTGTCGCGCGTATTCCTCGACCAGATGGACCAGGATCCATCGCAGGCTGGGTGCGCGACCGTCGGGCCAGGTGCGCCGGGCCAGTCGCTCCAGGCCGCCGTCGGCCAGCGCCTGTGCGACCAGGGAGCGGGAGCGGGCCACGGTGTCCTGCCAGAGCGTATGAAGCTGTTCGGGGGTGTCCTCGGCAGCTGAGTGCCAGTCCCAGTCGGGGTCGGCCTTCCAGTCCACCGTGTCCCACGGGGGCTCCGGGTCCCGCCCGTGCAGCCAACGTGAGCACCAGTAGTCCTCGACGAAGGCCAGGTGCTTGAGCATCCCGCCCAGCGTCATCGAGGAGGCACCGACGGTCGCCCCGAGGCTGCCCGTGTCCAGTCCGGCGCACTTCCACGTCAGGGTCGCGCGGTGGAACTCCAGGAAGCCGAGGAGGGTGCTGGCCTCGTCGGCCGCGAGGGGAGGTTCCGGGCGACCCTGTTCGTCCATGTCGGGCATGGGCGGTGAGCCTACCGGCGGGGCCTGCGCCGGGCCAGGGACTCGGGTGCAGTCGGCCGGATCTGCAGGTGCTGCGGCCCCGGGGCCGCCGGAACAGAGAGCCGCCGGTCTGCGTCGCACCTTCCGCAGCCGATGCCGAAGCCTCCGGGTTCACCGACGGGTGGAGCAGCGTGTGTGAGATCCGAGATGCGGCAGCGCCCGGACGGGTGCCCGCACCGGGAACCGAGGGCACCGAGAGGGCGGTCGCAGACGGTCTGAGGTATTCCGGAACTATGAACTCGCAGCGGTTCCTGCGCTCGCTCCACGCGACCCGGCGGCACTCGAAGGCACTCGTGGCGATGCCTTTCGCCTTGATCGCCGCCGTCACCGTGGTGGACATCAGCGCGCCGCCGGACGTCCACCTGGGTCCGTTTCTCGTGGCAGCGCCCGCTGTGACCTCGTCGTTCGCCGGCCCGCGTATGACTGCCTTCGTGGGCGCGGTCGCCGTGCTCGCCCAGTCCGTGGTGGCCATCGCACGCACCAGCCTCAACGACCTCAATCACACCTACCAGATCATTGCCCTCTGTCTGATCTCTGCCTTTGTCACGTTGTTTGCACACCTGAGGGAACGGCACGAGCAGGAGATGACGCAGCTTCGCTCGGTGGCGGAGGCGGCACAGCACGTGTTGATGCAGCCCTTGCCGCGCCGTAGCGGCCCCTTGCGCATCGCCTCGGTCTACCTGGCCGCAGAGGCGGAGGCGCAGCTGGGCGGCGATCTGTGCGCGCTCGCCCGCACCGCCGACGGCACCCGCGTCATCGTCGGCGATGCTCGCGGCAAGGGACTCGATGCGATCGGTGAAGCCGCCGGCGTACTGGGCGCATTCCGTGCTCTGGCCCACAAGGAACCGCGGCTGCCCGAGCTGGTGGGGCACCTGGAGGACGGGGTCACAGTGGACCACAGCGGCGCCACGGACGGTGAAGCGGAGGACGACCACAGTGCGGAGGCCTTCGTCACCGCGGCCGTGCTCGACATCCCGGATGCCGGTTCCGAACTTCGCCTGGTCAGCTGCGGTCATCCACCGCCGTTGCTGCTCCACGCGGGCGAGGTGCTGTCCCTCGACGTGCGTGAACCCGCTCCGCCTCTCGGGCTCGCGCAGTTGCTCGCCCCCGCATTCACCGCGGAGACGTTCACCTTCGGCGCCGGTGATGTTCTGCTGCTGTACACCGATGGCGTCATCGAGTCCCGTGACCGGTCAGGGTGCTTCTACCCGCTGTTCGAGCGGGTCGCGTCCCGGTCCCGGGACGGTGCGGAATCCCTGCTGGAGTACGTGCGCGCCGACCTCCTACGGCACGCGGGCGGGCGCCTGGGAGACGATGCGGCCATGGTCGCCATCGAACGGCTTCCGGATGCCGCTGCGCCGACAGCCACGTCACGGCACGGACTCAGTCCTGCAGGGTGACCGTGAAGCTACGGCCGTAGGCGTGGCGGGTGTCGACGTCGACGCGGGTTCCGCCGTGGACCGGGCTCACGCGTACCCCGTCGTCGGACGACACCTTCCGCAGTGACCTGCCTCGGATCAGGACACCGATCGTGTCCCGGCCCATCGTCGGGTCGGACACGGCGACGGTGGTCGGGCCACGGTGTCCGCGGCGCTGCACGATCACCGACGCCGGGCCGTCCATGCGCAGGCCCGCGACCTCGTGCCGGCCCGGTGTGAACGCATTGGCCGCCCTCAGACCGAGGCCGGTGTGGGATACGGCCTGCAGGCGCGGGGTGTTGGCCAGGACCTGCAGCGGACCGTCCGGGTACGAAGCCAACTGTGTCCCGCCCGCATTCGGTACCAATGCGTACGCGATGCGGGCGGGTTGGGCTCCGAGTGCCTGGTCGACCGTCACGCCGAGGACGGTGCGGGTGACTGCGGTGTCCGGGTTCGAGGTGCGCACGACCCGGCGGCTGCGGGTGACCTCGTCCAGCGAGACCCGGACCTGCGGCGTGTCGAGGAAGACGTAGCCGACAGCGGTGCGCTGTGTGGTGTTGGCGTAGCGCAGCCAGTGCAGGTCACCGGTGCCCGCGCCGGTCCACGGACGGCCGCCGCGGAGCATCCCGGTGAGAGAGACCTGGTCGCCCGGCGAGGCGGTGCGGGCGTCGACGGTCGTGGTCACGGCCCGCCCGGCAGGATCACCGACCCCTGCGGCAAGGACCACGATCTCCTCGTCGAGCAGGAACCACGATTTCGTCGCCGTCGCATTGCGGTAGACGACGAAATCGTCCGGCAGCAGGCGCCTGTCGCGGTCGGCGACATCGCCGGACTGCACCATGCCGACCGCGGCGTACGCCCCGAGAACGGCGCCGCCGGAGCGTCGATCGGTGCCACGAGGGAAGTAGACGTACGTGTTCTGCGACTCGGACGACGAGGTGAAGTTCAGCGGGTGGCCGGGGTTGTCGTAATACGGCTTCCCGTACAGGTCGGGGACGGTCCGTCGCTGCTCGACCGGCGCGGTGACACCGGCGAGGCCGTACGGCGAGACCGTGGTGAAGTAGTCGACGCCGTACGCCTGCGACTGGTCCTGCCCGGAGAGATAGAGGTAGTACGCCCCGTCGCCCTGGAACCACGGCATGAGGTTCTCGCCGCTCATGTACTCGTACTTGCTGATCCGGTCCGAGCTGCGGGCGAGCGCGAAGGCGTAACCGGGCCGGCGATGCACGTTCCTGTCCATGGCGTTGAAGGCGACGCTGCGCGAGGCGGCGTTGAGATCCTCGGCAGGCACCGACGGGTCGCCGATGATGTCGGCGTAACGCACGACACTGACCGGGGAGACGAAACGCCCTGGATCGAGCGTGCCGCGCGAGGTCGACCGGATGTGCTTGACGTAGCTCTTGAGAGCGGTGGCGTCGGCGCCGCTCGCGAGTGAGGCCAGGTCGACCACGGCCTCGACGACCACGGCGACATCGGTGTAGCCGCTGTCCGTCCGTGACACCGCCCGCCCCTTGACGATCTCCATCATCCAGCCCTCGAAGATCAGCGGCGCGAAGCCGTTCTGCACCCAGCTCCGCACCGTCGGTACGAGCTCCTCGCCGTGCGCGAAACCCGTACCGTCGAGGATCTTGAGGGTCTGTACGACGCGGGTCAGGAGGCCCTTTCCGTACGAACCGGTGTAGGCGACGGAGGCGTGCTGGATGAAGGATCCGTCGGCGTAGTACCCGTCCGTGACACCGTGGTCGAGGTGGTACGGGTCGATGGTGGCGAACACCGTCAGCTGGTCGGTGAGGGCCTTGTGGATGCGGGCCTCGTCGCCGAGGAGTGCGCCCTGCAGGATGCGGTTGGTGGTGATGTCGGCGAGGTTGGCGCCGGTGTGGAAGCGCGAATCGAGGTTCACGTCGCCGTCGATGCCGTTGCGGAGGTAGGCGTCCATGGAGGCGACGTAGGTCTGTGCGAGGTCGGGGCGGTAGGCCCGCACCTCGTCGGCGAGGAGCACGAGGGTCTTGCTGATGTACTGCGCGAGACCGATCTCCCAGTAGAACCAGTTGCCGTAGTAGCCCTTGGACTGGTCGCCGTAGTAGTGGTCGTGCAGCCAGCCGAGGCCGTCGAGCACGCGGCGCTGCGCGACGGTGTTCCCGTACAGGTCCGAGGGGGTGCCGCCCGGGGGTGTGCAGGTGGCGAGAGCGATCTCGTACAGCCGCTGGAAGGCGCTGTTGAGGTTGGCCTCGTTGCTGCCGAGCACCAGCCCGGCGAACAGCTCGCCGGGGCCCGCGGAGTCCATCGCCCTGAGATTCGTCCGGGCCACGTTGTCCACGGCGGCGAGCTTGGCAGCCGTCTCGGGACGGGAGTTGGACTCGGCGGTCCCGGCGAAGACCGCCACCGTGTTGGCCATCAGACGTGCGGTGCCCGCGGCGACACCGGCGGCGGTCGCCGGTTGTGCGGGGATCACCGTCAGGAGACCGGCGGCTGACAGAGCGGCCAGCAGGCGTCTGCGGGTGATCTCCATGTGGCGTCCTCCGCCTGTGAGTCGGCGACCCGGCGGGCGGAGTCAACCAGAACGGCTGGGCAGCGACAAGGGGACGCGGCCGGGGGACCGCTGTCCACGAGTGCCGAGCCGAAGTGAACGGACCGGGCCGCGGCCATGCCCTTCGGTGGGTTGCTCCCCGCCGATACGCTGCACCCGGAGTGCAAGAACCGGAGGAGTGCCGTTGAGTATCGAGACCGACATCCTCGTCCTGGGGGGTGCCGGCGTGGACACCATCGTGTACGTCCCCCAGCTGCCTCTTCCGTACGCCGACAGCTACATGGTGCCTGCCATCGAGACGCGGGCGGGACAGACCGGCGACTTCGTGGCGCTCGGGGTACACGCTCTGGGGTTGCGCACGCATCACATCGACATGATCGGCGATGACGACGCAGGCAACCTGATCCGCGCGCTGCACCGCGACCGGGGCATCGCGCTCACCGAAATCCCCCTGCCCGCAGGCACCAAGCGCGCGGTGAATCTCGTCGGCCCCGACGGGCGGCGGCTGTCGTTGTACGACAACAGTCGCTCGCAGGCAGCGGACCGGCTGCCCCCGGAAACGGTGGGCGCGCTCGCCGCGGTCAGCCGCCACGCCCACGTCTCCATCACCTATCCCTGCGCGTTCGCCCTTCCCACGCTGCGTGAGGCGGGGGTGACCATCTCGACCGACCTGCACAACTGGGACGGTGCGGAGGCGTACCACGAGGCATTCGCCTACGAGGCCGACCTGGTCTTCCTGTCGACCGCCGCACTGGTGGACCCGGAGAAGACCATGCGGCAGATCGCCGAACGCGGTCGGGCCCGAGCGGTCGTCGCCACAGCGGGAGCCGAGGGGGCGTATCAACTGTTCGACGGGGAGCTGACCCACATTCCGGCGGTCACACCGCCCGCGCAGGTGGTGGACTCCAACGGTGCCGGCGACGCGTTCGTGGCGGGCTATCTGTTCGGCCGGCTGTCCGGCGAGTCGCCACAGCGGTGCGGCCTCTACGGCGCGATCGCCGGAGCCCATGCCTGCATCGTGCCGGCGACGGGGACCGACCTCATCAGCCGGGCTGAACTGCTCACCCGCGCCGCGGCGGAAGGAAGCCCGACCGACCGATGACATGACGTGCCGGACGGCTATTGCAGTTGACGGGCCACCATGCGCGCGGTTTCCTGCTGCGATGACTGATCTTCGCATCGAGCAGGCGGACGGCGACGCCATGCTTCGTGACTGGCAGCACGTCCATAACGCGATCATCCCCACGGCCGCTCTGTCTCTGGACGAGGTACGTGAGCGCGTCGAACGCAACCGGTTGGAGGTTGCGTATCTGGGCGACGTCCTGGTCGGCTGCTCGACCGTGCGCCCGCCCACGAGCGAAGCATCGGTGGCCACGGTGATCGCCAGAGTGCTCCCGGCGCACCGGCGGCAAGGGTTTGGCGGATCACTCTACGAGCGAGGGCTGGCGCAGGCGCGAAAGCTCGGAGCCGACGTCATCGAGACAGTGGTCCTGGAGTCCAACCCGGACGGGCTGCGGTTCGCGCAGACGCGGGGGTTCGTCGAGGTCGAGAGGTACCTGTTGCCGGGTGACAGTGTGCGCTTCATCGACTTGAGGCTGGTCTGACCCGTCGACCGGCAAAGGGTCCTCAGGACTACCTGCCCGACCGGAGCGGACCCCGCGTCGGCTCGTGCGGCCGCGAGAGCATCGGCCGGCGTCCACCTCGACCGGCCGCCCGTGCTCGCTGCTCAGCAACTCGGCCACGTCGTCGTTCGGCTCGGCGCCGTCGAGCAGGCATGTGCGGGACGTGGCCGGAAGCGCGCCGAACGGGCCTGCCCCGGTCGGCGTGGCGCCGGATGTGGCATCGCGTCGCCACGATCCGTGCGACCCCGTATCCCGGAGCGCGGCGGCCGGTGGCGCGGGGCGGGTCTACGGACCTTCCGGGGCGGGGACCACGTGCATGGCCGCTTCCTCGGCCGAGGCCGCTGCGCCGTCGACGCCGATGTCGAACGCGATCATGTCCTTCTCGTCGTCCTCGTGAGCGCCCTCGTCGGGTGCGACGAGCCGTCCGGCGCGCAGACCGCCGACCTCCTCGTCACGGACCTCACCGTCGGTGTCCAACACATCGCCGATCTCGTCTCCGTCGGGTACGACGAGATCCGGCTCCTCCTCGCTGAGGCGCTGGTCGAGCGTTTCACCTTGGTGCTGCTCGGCCGCCGTGACACCGTGGTGTTCCACGGCCCACGGCCGCTCGGGGGGCGAATAGCCTGCATCGAGCGGATCCGCACCGGCCCGGTCGTCGAGAGTGTCCTCCACGTCGAGCAGCCCGGCGTCGTCCTGCACCTCCGAGCCGTCCGGCTGGTAGACCTCGTCGCCCATCGTGGTGTCGATGTCCATGTCACCTCCAATGTCGGGAGTGAACCGTCGGGGCGACGTCCCCTTCGCGTCATGCCCTCTTTCTCATCATGTGCGGTGTCGGCCGTCGGGACGAGCGGAAGCGCACCGGCGCACGCTGTGGATGCGGAGGCCAGGACCTTTACCGGTGACGCGGCGTGAGCGAGGCAGCGCAATGGGTATCGGTACGCTGCACGCGTCGGTTCACATGCCCGGCGGGACGCCTGATTCATCACCCGCCCCGTTGTCAGCGCGGCGTCAATCCGGCTGTGCGACGTGTCAGGGCCGTATCAACGC is drawn from Streptomyces sp. NBC_01717 and contains these coding sequences:
- a CDS encoding DUF5709 domain-containing protein; the encoded protein is MDIDTTMGDEVYQPDGSEVQDDAGLLDVEDTLDDRAGADPLDAGYSPPERPWAVEHHGVTAAEQHQGETLDQRLSEEEPDLVVPDGDEIGDVLDTDGEVRDEEVGGLRAGRLVAPDEGAHEDDEKDMIAFDIGVDGAAASAEEAAMHVVPAPEGP